GATAGTACTATAAAGCCTGAAGAGTTAGAGGGATTTGGAACTTTTCATAGTGTTGCTCTTAATTTGCTTAAAAATAAATTTTCAATTGAAGAAATGGGATATACAAAGGATTTTCTAGTAATAGAGCCTGAGGAAGAGTTAGATATTGCTCTGCAGATAATACAGGAAGAAAAGCTTAAAATTAAATATAAAAATAGATTAAAAAAGCGATTAGAAAAGGCTATGTCTATTGAAGAGGAAGAAGAAAAGACTTCGCCTTATGATGATGATATATTTAAGTTGGCCAACTTGTTAAAAGAAGAAAAGATAAAACAAAACAAGATGTCCTTTTTAGATATATTGAAAAATGCCACTACTTTATTAGAAGATAATAAGCTTTCATCAAAGTGGATTATAATAGATGAAGTGCAAGATAGTGATAAAATCCAGCTTGATTTTATAGATAAACTAAAAGGTGAAAATACAAAATTATTTGCAGTAGGTGATCCAAATCAAGTTATTTATACTTGGAGAGGGAGCTCCTTAAATGTGGTTTACACTTTAAAGCATAAATATAATGCAAAAGAGTTATCACTTCCAATAAATTATCGCTCCAACAGTTTTATTTTAAGTGCAGCAAGATATTTTCAGCAAAGTGGAAATGAATTAATAGGAGCCAGAGAAGCTGGAAATAAGATAAAAGTGAAAAAGCAATACAATTCCTTTAATGAAGCATGTTATCTTGCAGATAAAATCAAGGAAATACATAAATCGGGTGTTTCATATAAGGAAATAGCAGTTTTTTATAGATTACAGGAACAATCGCAAGCTTTCGAAGACGTATTCTTTAAAAATGATATTCCATATGAAGTATCTTTAAAGAAAACTATACGAGATATTCCAGTCTTAAATTGGGTGATTAAATTATTTAGATTTTGTGTAAATAATAATGATTTTACATCAGGAGTTTATGTTCTTAGTGATAAAGAGTATGGTGAAAGAATGACAGAAAAAACTGCTAAGATAATAGTTAAAGAACAGAATACAATAAGGTCAGAGTTACTTTTTAAAATGCATGAATTCATTAATACCTGTTCTGAACCTAAAGATTCAGAACAGCTTTATAATTATTTTGAATTTGATAAATATATAAAACCAACATCATCTACTTATACTGAAGATAAAGAATCAATTTGCACACTTATAAATATTATTATAGAGTATGTTAAGGAAAAACATATGCCATTTATATCTGGTCTTAAAGATTTTATAAATTCTTCTGCATTATATGGCGTGAATATCTTAAAAAAGGATATAAATAATGAAGCAGATTCGGTTAAATTAATGACGCTACATGCTTCGAAGGGGTTAGAATTTTCTTATGTGTTTATTACAGGGGTAAATTATGGACTAATTCCACTACAGACTAGAGATTTTGAGGAAGAAGAGGAAATGAGATTGTTTTTTGTTGGGATTACAAGAGCAAAAGATTATCTAGAACTTTCTTATTATACAAATCCAGATTACAAAAAAGTAGCACCTGGAGAAAGCAGATATATTCGTATGATTCCAGAAAAGCTTATAGAAAATGATGAAGTTAAAAATGAAAGTGTAAATTTACAAGAACTTAAGAAACAGATTATAGAGGCAAGAAAAATTATTAAGAATAATGATGCTGAAATTGAAAAAAGCAGAGTGAGTGAAGAAAATAAGGAAGAAATAATAGCTTTAAAAAAACAAAAAGAAGAAAAACTATTTACTGAAGGCCAGCGAGAAGATAATATACTTATTTCAGAAAATGAAGAGCCATTGATGGATGTTAAAGTAAATAGAGAGGTATATTTAACAGATAAAGTTAATGAAGAGGAATCTGTGGTTAATGAAATAGTAAGAGATGCGTCATCTAAACAGGTGACTCACAAAAAATATGGAACAGGAAAAGTTTTAAAAGAAGATGAAATGATGATAGAAGTAGAGTTTGAAAATTATGGAATTAAGGAATTTATAAAAGCTTTTAGTGAATTCGACTTTCTATAGATATTATTTAAATATGGGAGACTATTTTGTATATAATTTTATTATGATTATAACTAAGCATTAATCAGTGGATTTCAGCCAAAGTTGATATGTTCTAAATA
The window above is part of the Clostridium saccharoperbutylacetonicum N1-4(HMT) genome. Proteins encoded here:
- a CDS encoding ATP-dependent helicase — encoded protein: MHYEKDLERLNEYQREAVLDESDACVVNANVGSGKTTILISKIIYLHYAKNISYKDMIVLTFTNKAANEIRERLLVSDSTIKPEELEGFGTFHSVALNLLKNKFSIEEMGYTKDFLVIEPEEELDIALQIIQEEKLKIKYKNRLKKRLEKAMSIEEEEEKTSPYDDDIFKLANLLKEEKIKQNKMSFLDILKNATTLLEDNKLSSKWIIIDEVQDSDKIQLDFIDKLKGENTKLFAVGDPNQVIYTWRGSSLNVVYTLKHKYNAKELSLPINYRSNSFILSAARYFQQSGNELIGAREAGNKIKVKKQYNSFNEACYLADKIKEIHKSGVSYKEIAVFYRLQEQSQAFEDVFFKNDIPYEVSLKKTIRDIPVLNWVIKLFRFCVNNNDFTSGVYVLSDKEYGERMTEKTAKIIVKEQNTIRSELLFKMHEFINTCSEPKDSEQLYNYFEFDKYIKPTSSTYTEDKESICTLINIIIEYVKEKHMPFISGLKDFINSSALYGVNILKKDINNEADSVKLMTLHASKGLEFSYVFITGVNYGLIPLQTRDFEEEEEMRLFFVGITRAKDYLELSYYTNPDYKKVAPGESRYIRMIPEKLIENDEVKNESVNLQELKKQIIEARKIIKNNDAEIEKSRVSEENKEEIIALKKQKEEKLFTEGQREDNILISENEEPLMDVKVNREVYLTDKVNEEESVVNEIVRDASSKQVTHKKYGTGKVLKEDEMMIEVEFENYGIKEFIKAFSEFDFL